The Rhodopseudomonas palustris genome window below encodes:
- the nuoF gene encoding NADH-quinone oxidoreductase subunit NuoF, with the protein MLDDKDRIFRNLYGLDDWTLKGARRRGAWEGTKAIIDKGRDWIINEMKASGLRGRGGAGFPTGLKWSFMPKDNADGRPSYLVVNADESEPGTCKDREIMRHDPHTLVEGCLVAGCAMGAHTGYIYVRGEFIRERERLQAAIDQAYEAKLIGKDNVHGYPFDLYVAHGAGAYICGEETALLESLEGKKGQPRLKPPFPANVGLFGCPTTVNNVESIAVAPDILRRGAAWFSSIGRANNVGTKLYGISGHVNTPCVVEEAMGIPFRELIEKHGGGIRGGWDNLLAIIPGGASCPLIPAADCQDLIMDFDGTRAVKSSFGTAGVIVMDKSTDVVAAIARISYFFKHESCGQCTPCREGTGWMWRVLDRMVEGRAHKREIDMLLEVTKQVEGHTICALGDAAAWPIQGLIRAFRPEIERRIDDFSRKATLDDQGVLDPAHMQAAE; encoded by the coding sequence ATGCTGGACGACAAGGACCGCATCTTCCGGAACCTGTACGGTCTCGACGACTGGACGCTGAAGGGCGCGCGCCGTCGCGGCGCGTGGGAAGGTACCAAGGCGATCATCGACAAGGGCCGCGACTGGATCATCAACGAGATGAAGGCGTCGGGCTTGCGCGGCCGCGGTGGCGCCGGCTTCCCGACCGGCCTGAAATGGTCCTTCATGCCGAAGGACAATGCCGACGGCCGGCCGAGCTATCTGGTCGTCAACGCCGACGAGTCCGAACCCGGCACCTGCAAAGACCGCGAGATCATGCGCCACGACCCGCACACGCTGGTCGAAGGCTGTCTGGTCGCGGGCTGCGCGATGGGCGCCCACACCGGCTACATCTACGTGCGCGGCGAGTTCATCCGCGAACGCGAGCGGCTGCAGGCGGCGATCGACCAGGCCTATGAGGCCAAGCTGATCGGCAAGGACAACGTCCACGGCTATCCGTTCGATCTCTACGTCGCCCACGGCGCCGGCGCTTACATCTGCGGTGAAGAAACCGCGCTGCTCGAGAGCCTCGAGGGCAAGAAGGGCCAGCCGCGGCTGAAGCCGCCGTTCCCGGCGAACGTGGGTCTGTTCGGCTGCCCGACCACCGTGAACAACGTCGAGTCGATCGCGGTTGCGCCGGACATCCTGCGCCGCGGTGCGGCGTGGTTCTCGTCGATTGGCCGTGCCAACAACGTTGGGACCAAGCTTTACGGCATCTCCGGCCACGTCAACACGCCCTGCGTCGTCGAAGAGGCGATGGGCATTCCGTTCCGCGAGCTGATCGAAAAGCACGGCGGCGGCATTCGTGGCGGCTGGGACAATCTGCTGGCGATCATTCCCGGCGGCGCGTCGTGCCCGCTGATCCCGGCGGCCGATTGCCAGGACCTGATCATGGACTTCGACGGCACCCGCGCGGTGAAGTCCAGCTTCGGCACCGCCGGCGTGATCGTGATGGACAAGTCGACCGACGTTGTCGCGGCGATCGCGCGTATCAGCTACTTCTTCAAGCACGAAAGCTGCGGCCAGTGCACGCCGTGCCGCGAAGGCACCGGCTGGATGTGGCGCGTGCTCGACCGCATGGTTGAAGGCCGCGCCCATAAGCGTGAAATCGACATGCTGCTCGAAGTGACCAAGCAGGTCGAAGGCCACACCATCTGCGCGCTCGGCGATGCCGCGGCCTGGCCGATCCAGGGCCTGATCCGCGCCTTCCGCCCCGAGATCGAGCGCCGCATCGACGACTTCTCGCGCAAGGCCACGCTCGACGATCAGGGCGTGCTCGATCCGGCGCACATGCAAGCGGCGGAGTGA
- the nuoE gene encoding NADH-quinone oxidoreductase subunit NuoE produces MSVRRLAPKELQPESFAFTAENLAWAQKEITKYPPGRQFSAVIAIMWRAQEQCGGWLPEAAIRTVADMLQMPHIRALEVATFYTMFQLNPVGKKAHVQVCGTTPCRLRGAGELIEVCKNRIHHDPFHLSADGDFSWEEVECAGACVNAPMVQIWKDTYEDLTPETLNKVLDGFASGNPPAPGPQNGRQHAAPITGPTTLKTGGINVSPVDANGPPLTDDEAKRAGAAANVQERPAPKPPAADATEKNPP; encoded by the coding sequence ATGTCCGTTCGTCGTCTGGCACCGAAAGAGCTGCAACCCGAGAGCTTCGCGTTCACCGCGGAAAATCTCGCCTGGGCGCAGAAGGAAATCACCAAGTATCCGCCGGGCCGGCAGTTCTCGGCGGTGATCGCTATCATGTGGCGGGCGCAGGAACAGTGCGGCGGCTGGCTGCCGGAAGCGGCGATCCGCACCGTCGCCGACATGCTGCAGATGCCGCATATCCGCGCGCTGGAAGTGGCGACCTTCTACACGATGTTCCAGCTCAACCCGGTCGGCAAGAAGGCCCATGTGCAGGTTTGCGGCACGACGCCGTGCCGGCTGCGCGGTGCCGGCGAGCTGATCGAGGTCTGCAAGAACCGGATCCACCACGACCCGTTCCATCTGTCGGCCGACGGCGACTTCTCCTGGGAGGAGGTCGAGTGCGCCGGCGCCTGCGTGAACGCGCCGATGGTACAGATCTGGAAGGATACCTACGAGGACCTGACGCCCGAGACGCTGAACAAGGTGCTGGACGGCTTCGCCAGCGGCAATCCGCCGGCGCCGGGCCCGCAGAATGGCCGGCAGCACGCGGCACCGATTACCGGCCCGACCACGCTGAAGACGGGTGGTATCAACGTATCGCCGGTCGACGCCAACGGGCCGCCCTTGACCGATGACGAGGCGAAGCGGGCGGGGGCGGCTGCCAACGTCCAGGAACGCCCCGCGCCCAAGCCGCCCGCAGCAGACGCCACCGAGAAGAACCCGCCATGA
- a CDS encoding FkbM family methyltransferase, with protein MNAPGPIQFDRATGALEGAGALERMAACALVMGARVSSTFSYRGYNAAANLMRKALPERDIAIKLNPDATFVFPYGDGYWSKLLQRDYSYEIELDLLFRDAADVDYTLVDCGANYGYWSVLVSSAPFGAHRTLAIEPSSQNFARLTHNAQVNGNRFSVMKCAVGAARGTAKLSGTKHEAFSIAGKPDADGETVPVIRLDDLIDDGHLPLGGKYIVKLDVEGVEIDAIRGGERLLAEDTAILCEEHGSDRDHKVSRFILEHTPLKLVVYDPQSNRYEAVVDLGILDRIKVASNVGYNVVGTASAFWQARIQHLNASVAQRSARN; from the coding sequence GTGAACGCACCCGGGCCCATCCAGTTTGACCGCGCTACCGGCGCTCTTGAGGGCGCCGGCGCCCTCGAGCGCATGGCGGCGTGTGCGCTGGTGATGGGCGCGCGGGTGTCGTCGACCTTCTCGTATCGCGGCTACAACGCCGCGGCGAATTTGATGCGCAAGGCGCTGCCGGAGCGCGATATCGCGATCAAGCTCAATCCCGACGCGACCTTCGTGTTTCCCTACGGCGACGGCTATTGGAGCAAGCTGCTGCAGCGCGATTACTCTTACGAGATCGAGCTGGACCTGTTGTTCCGCGACGCCGCCGACGTCGACTACACGCTGGTCGATTGCGGTGCGAATTACGGCTACTGGTCGGTGCTGGTGTCGAGCGCGCCATTCGGTGCGCATCGCACCCTGGCGATCGAACCGTCGAGCCAGAACTTCGCGCGGTTGACGCACAATGCGCAGGTCAACGGCAACCGGTTCTCGGTAATGAAGTGTGCGGTCGGCGCCGCGCGCGGCACCGCGAAACTGTCGGGCACCAAGCACGAGGCCTTCAGCATCGCCGGCAAGCCCGACGCCGACGGCGAGACTGTGCCGGTGATCCGTCTCGATGATCTGATCGACGACGGCCATCTGCCGCTCGGCGGCAAGTACATCGTCAAGCTCGACGTCGAGGGTGTCGAGATCGACGCGATCCGCGGCGGCGAGCGGCTGCTCGCTGAAGACACCGCGATCCTGTGCGAAGAGCACGGCAGCGACCGCGATCACAAGGTGTCGCGCTTCATCCTCGAACACACTCCGCTGAAGCTGGTCGTGTACGACCCGCAAAGCAATCGCTACGAGGCCGTAGTCGACCTCGGCATTCTCGACCGGATCAAGGTCGCGTCGAATGTCGGCTACAACGTCGTCGGAACCGCAAGCGCGTTCTGGCAGGCCCGGATCCAACACCTGAATGCGAGCGTGGCGCAGCGCTCGGCGAGAAACTGA
- a CDS encoding NADH-quinone oxidoreductase subunit D encodes MADAAAPDAASVRNFTINFGPQHPAAHGVLRLVLELDGEVVERVDPHIGLLHRGTEKLIEQKTYLQAIPYFDRLDYVAPMNQEHAFCLAVEKLLGIAVPRRAQLIRVLYAEIGRILSHLLNVTTQAMDVGALTPPLWGFEEREKLMMFYERASGSRMHAAYFRVGGVHQDLPPKLVDDIDAWCDAFPAVVDDLDRLLSDNRIFKQRNVDIGVVTLDQAWAWGFSGVMVRGSGAAWDLRKAQPYECYAELDFEVPIGKNGDCYDRYHIRMEEMRQAVRIMKQCIAKLREPAGQGPVVVDDHKIFPPRRGEMKRSMEALIHHFKLYTEGFHVPAGEVYAAVEAPKGEFGVYLVSDGTNKPYKCKIRAPGFAHLQAMDFLSRGHLLADVSAILGSLDIVFGEVDR; translated from the coding sequence ATGGCTGACGCTGCTGCTCCCGACGCTGCCAGCGTCCGCAACTTCACTATCAACTTCGGCCCGCAGCATCCGGCGGCGCACGGCGTGCTGCGTCTGGTGCTGGAGCTCGACGGCGAGGTGGTCGAACGGGTCGATCCGCATATCGGCCTTCTGCATCGCGGCACCGAGAAGCTGATCGAGCAGAAGACCTACCTGCAGGCCATTCCGTATTTCGATCGGCTCGACTACGTCGCGCCGATGAACCAGGAGCACGCATTCTGCCTCGCGGTGGAAAAGCTGCTGGGGATCGCGGTGCCGCGCCGCGCGCAACTGATCCGCGTGCTGTATGCCGAGATCGGCCGTATCCTGTCGCATCTGCTCAACGTCACCACGCAGGCGATGGACGTCGGCGCGCTGACCCCGCCGCTGTGGGGCTTCGAAGAGCGCGAAAAGCTGATGATGTTTTACGAGCGAGCATCCGGCAGCCGGATGCACGCGGCGTATTTCCGCGTCGGCGGCGTGCATCAGGATCTGCCACCGAAGCTGGTCGACGATATCGACGCCTGGTGCGACGCATTCCCGGCGGTGGTCGACGATCTCGACCGGCTGCTCAGCGACAACCGCATCTTCAAGCAGCGCAACGTCGATATCGGTGTGGTGACGCTGGATCAGGCCTGGGCGTGGGGCTTCTCCGGCGTGATGGTGCGCGGCTCGGGCGCAGCCTGGGACCTGCGCAAGGCGCAGCCTTACGAGTGCTACGCCGAACTCGATTTCGAAGTGCCGATCGGCAAGAACGGCGACTGCTACGACCGCTACCACATCCGCATGGAAGAGATGCGGCAGGCGGTGCGGATCATGAAGCAGTGCATTGCCAAGTTGCGCGAGCCGGCCGGGCAGGGGCCAGTCGTCGTCGACGACCACAAGATCTTCCCGCCGCGCCGCGGTGAGATGAAGCGGTCGATGGAAGCGCTGATCCATCACTTCAAGCTGTACACCGAGGGCTTCCACGTCCCGGCCGGCGAAGTCTATGCCGCGGTCGAAGCGCCGAAAGGCGAGTTCGGCGTGTATCTGGTCTCGGACGGCACCAACAAGCCGTACAAGTGCAAGATCCGCGCGCCGGGCTTTGCTCACTTGCAGGCGATGGACTTCCTCAGCCGCGGCCATCTGCTCGCCGACGTCTCGGCGATCCTCGGCTCGCTCGACATCGTGTTCGGAGAGGTCGATCGGTGA
- a CDS encoding NADH-quinone oxidoreductase subunit C has protein sequence MDDNGLDTLGQTIVGALPGIATGHSVAFGQLTLTVDAGKIVEVMRLLRDDPRFRFISFIDMTAVDYPGRAERFEIVYHLLSPKLNERVRVKAEVGETTLVPSIIDVFPGADWFEREAYDLYGIIITGHPDMRRLLTDYGFEGHPLRKDFPLTGFVEVRYDDDQKRVIYEPVRLNQEFRKFDFLSPWEGADYPVLPGDEKAGVKS, from the coding sequence ATGGACGACAACGGGCTCGACACCCTGGGTCAGACGATCGTCGGCGCCTTGCCGGGAATCGCGACCGGTCACTCCGTCGCGTTCGGTCAGCTCACGCTGACCGTCGATGCCGGCAAAATCGTGGAGGTGATGCGGCTGCTGCGCGACGATCCGCGTTTCCGCTTCATCAGCTTCATCGACATGACCGCGGTCGATTATCCGGGGCGCGCGGAGCGGTTCGAGATCGTCTACCACCTGCTGTCGCCGAAGCTGAACGAGCGGGTCCGGGTGAAGGCCGAAGTCGGCGAGACCACGCTGGTGCCGTCGATCATCGACGTTTTCCCCGGCGCCGACTGGTTCGAGCGCGAAGCCTACGACCTCTACGGCATCATCATCACCGGTCATCCCGATATGCGCCGGCTGCTGACTGATTATGGTTTCGAAGGTCATCCGCTGCGCAAGGATTTTCCGCTGACCGGGTTCGTCGAGGTTCGTTACGACGACGACCAGAAGCGGGTGATCTACGAGCCGGTGCGGCTCAATCAGGAGTTCCGTAAGTTCGACTTCCTATCGCCCTGGGAAGGGGCTGACTATCCGGTCCTTCCCGGAGACGAGAAGGCGGGAGTGAAGTCGTGA
- a CDS encoding NuoB/complex I 20 kDa subunit family protein, translated as MGLRPETMQPTPSQYPTGAQPLIARPATGIIDPNTGKPVGADDPFFLNVNRELSDKGFFVAATDDLITWARTGSLMWMTFGLACCAVEMMQLSMPRYDAERFGFAPRASPRQSDVMIVAGTLTNKMAPALRKVYDQMPEPRYVISMGSCANGGGYYHYSYSVVRGCDRIVPIDIYVPGCPPTAEALLYGVMLLQKKIRRTGTIER; from the coding sequence ATGGGATTGAGGCCTGAAACGATGCAGCCGACGCCGTCGCAATATCCGACCGGCGCGCAGCCGCTGATCGCGCGGCCCGCCACCGGCATCATCGACCCCAACACCGGCAAGCCGGTCGGGGCGGACGATCCGTTCTTCCTCAACGTCAACCGCGAGCTGTCCGACAAGGGCTTCTTCGTCGCCGCGACCGATGACCTGATCACCTGGGCGCGCACCGGCTCGCTGATGTGGATGACGTTCGGTCTCGCCTGCTGCGCCGTCGAGATGATGCAGCTGTCGATGCCGCGTTACGATGCCGAGCGGTTCGGCTTCGCGCCGCGTGCGTCGCCGCGTCAGTCCGACGTGATGATCGTTGCCGGTACGCTGACCAACAAGATGGCCCCGGCGCTGCGCAAGGTTTACGACCAGATGCCGGAGCCGCGCTACGTGATCTCGATGGGATCGTGCGCCAACGGCGGTGGCTACTATCACTATTCGTATTCCGTGGTGCGCGGCTGCGACCGCATCGTCCCGATCGACATCTATGTGCCCGGCTGTCCGCCCACCGCCGAAGCGCTGCTGTACGGCGTGATGCTGTTGCAGAAGAAAATCCGGCGGACCGGCACTATCGAACGCTGA
- a CDS encoding NADH-quinone oxidoreductase subunit A has protein sequence MSGILSNYLPIVVFIIVAAGLSFVLLVAPFAVAYQQPDPEKLSAYECGFNAFSDARMKFDVRFYLVAILFIIFDLEVAFLFPWAVAFGKLGATGFWSMMVFLGVLTVGFAYEWKKGALEWD, from the coding sequence ATGAGTGGCATTCTGTCTAACTACCTGCCAATCGTCGTTTTTATCATCGTTGCGGCTGGTTTGAGCTTCGTTTTGCTGGTGGCGCCGTTCGCGGTGGCGTATCAGCAACCGGACCCCGAGAAGCTCTCCGCCTATGAATGCGGATTCAATGCTTTCAGCGATGCCCGCATGAAATTCGACGTCAGATTCTACCTCGTCGCCATTCTGTTCATCATCTTCGACCTCGAAGTCGCATTTCTGTTTCCGTGGGCGGTCGCCTTCGGCAAGCTGGGCGCGACCGGCTTCTGGTCGATGATGGTATTCCTTGGCGTCCTGACCGTCGGCTTTGCCTACGAATGGAAGAAGGGCGCGTTGGAATGGGATTGA
- a CDS encoding HU family DNA-binding protein → MAKKAVAKSATPATVTLKHLAAALAEEHELSKKQTEAILGDMVTRITKHLKKGERIRIVGLGILQVRKRAARMGRNPATGEQIQIKASKKVAFRAAKELKEAI, encoded by the coding sequence ATGGCGAAGAAAGCAGTTGCCAAATCCGCGACGCCGGCGACGGTGACCTTGAAGCATCTCGCAGCGGCGCTCGCGGAAGAGCACGAGCTGTCGAAGAAGCAGACCGAAGCCATTCTGGGCGACATGGTGACCCGCATCACCAAGCACCTGAAGAAGGGTGAGCGCATCCGGATCGTCGGCCTCGGCATCCTCCAGGTTCGCAAGCGCGCCGCCCGCATGGGCCGCAACCCGGCCACCGGCGAGCAGATCCAGATCAAGGCCTCCAAGAAGGTGGCGTTCCGCGCCGCCAAGGAACTCAAGGAAGCGATCTGA
- the pepT gene encoding peptidase T, with product MVPRSGAASLQGSSDVTAINFDFTVLERFLRYVTIDTQSDPHSESCPSTEKQKDLGALLAQELRELGLADAHLDQHGYVYATIPSTTAKQNVPVICFCAHMDTSPDCSGAGVKPQVWKDYQGGDIVLPGDSSQVIRRAEHPALSDQIGHDIVTSDGTTLLGADNKAGVAEIMDAARFLLAHPEIKHGTLKILFTPDEEIGRGVDKVDLAKLGADFAYTMDGESAGHIEDETFSADSALITIEGVSAHPGFAKGKIEHAIKIAAAIIERLPKTGCSPETTEGREGFLHPIGITGTLEKASVSFIVRDFTEAGLKDKETLLQSIVEEVMLDYPRSRARIEIQPQYRNMKQVLDRHPELVENAREAIRRAGLTPVTAAIRGGTDGARLSFMGLPCPNVFAGEHAFHSRLEWVSRQDMEKAVETIVHLATIFEEQA from the coding sequence ATGGTCCCGCGTTCGGGTGCTGCAAGCCTGCAAGGGAGTTCGGACGTGACCGCGATTAACTTCGACTTCACCGTGTTGGAGCGTTTTCTCCGCTACGTCACCATCGACACCCAATCGGACCCGCATTCCGAATCCTGCCCGTCCACAGAAAAGCAAAAAGACCTCGGCGCGCTGCTGGCGCAGGAGCTGCGCGAATTGGGACTCGCCGACGCGCATCTCGACCAGCACGGCTACGTCTACGCGACGATTCCTTCGACCACCGCGAAGCAGAACGTCCCGGTGATCTGCTTCTGCGCCCACATGGACACCTCACCCGATTGTTCAGGCGCCGGTGTCAAACCACAGGTGTGGAAGGACTATCAGGGTGGCGACATAGTCCTGCCGGGTGATTCCTCACAGGTGATTCGACGGGCGGAGCATCCGGCGCTGTCGGATCAGATCGGCCACGACATCGTCACCAGCGACGGCACCACCCTGCTCGGCGCCGACAACAAGGCAGGCGTCGCCGAGATCATGGATGCGGCGCGGTTTCTGCTGGCGCACCCGGAGATCAAGCACGGCACGCTCAAGATCCTGTTCACCCCGGACGAAGAAATCGGCCGCGGCGTCGATAAGGTCGATCTCGCCAAGCTCGGCGCCGATTTCGCCTACACCATGGACGGCGAAAGCGCCGGTCACATCGAGGACGAGACGTTTTCGGCCGACAGCGCGCTGATCACCATCGAAGGCGTCAGCGCCCATCCGGGATTCGCCAAGGGCAAGATCGAGCACGCCATCAAGATCGCCGCCGCGATCATAGAGCGGCTGCCCAAGACCGGCTGCTCGCCGGAGACGACCGAAGGACGCGAAGGCTTCCTGCATCCGATCGGAATCACCGGCACGCTGGAGAAAGCCAGCGTCAGCTTCATCGTCCGCGATTTCACCGAGGCCGGGCTGAAGGACAAGGAGACGCTGCTGCAGAGCATCGTCGAAGAGGTGATGCTGGATTATCCGCGCTCGCGCGCCAGGATCGAGATCCAGCCGCAATATCGCAACATGAAGCAGGTGCTCGACCGCCATCCCGAGCTGGTCGAGAACGCCCGCGAAGCGATCCGCCGTGCCGGCCTTACGCCGGTCACCGCCGCGATCCGAGGTGGTACCGATGGTGCGCGGCTGTCGTTCATGGGCCTGCCCTGCCCGAACGTGTTCGCCGGCGAGCACGCCTTCCACTCCCGTCTGGAATGGGTCAGCCGTCAGGACATGGAGAAGGCGGTCGAGACCATCGTGCATCTGGCGACGATCTTCGAAGAGCAGGCCTAG
- a CDS encoding efflux RND transporter periplasmic adaptor subunit: protein MICARFASLASTRRVGIAALIAGAPLLLAGCKEENKYAAPPPAKVTVAKPTQAPVTLYAEFTGNTSPVASVDLEARVQGFIESIDYLDGEAVKKDRELFKIEKAQYQAQVDLQQAQLDGAKAKQANAQREADRQSILGQKDVASQRNVDDAQTNLAAANAQVAAAQASLALAKTSLGYTTVTAPFDGVVTRRLVNVGTLVGSAGPTKLATILQVDPLYVYFNITEQQQINLRDALAKRGKTLKDMREERLEMPIQVALSSDTSFQYAGKVDYIAPQVDPSTGTLQLRGTLPNKDVALVPGLFVRVRVAVGKLDDALLINDTAVMSNQTGSYVMVVGAGDVVEQRQVTLGPQEGQLRVITKGLKADDRVVIGAIQRAIAGNTVAPVAGAMAAAPTAPTPAPAALNPGAESGTAKP, encoded by the coding sequence ATGATTTGCGCCCGCTTCGCATCTTTGGCGTCTACTCGACGGGTCGGGATCGCTGCGCTGATCGCAGGCGCGCCCCTCCTCCTCGCGGGCTGCAAGGAAGAGAACAAATACGCCGCGCCGCCACCCGCTAAGGTCACCGTCGCCAAGCCGACACAGGCGCCCGTGACGCTCTATGCGGAATTCACCGGCAACACCTCGCCGGTCGCCTCGGTCGATCTCGAAGCGCGGGTGCAGGGCTTTATCGAGAGCATCGATTATCTCGACGGTGAAGCGGTCAAGAAGGATCGCGAGCTGTTCAAGATCGAGAAGGCCCAATACCAGGCGCAGGTCGACCTGCAACAGGCCCAGCTCGACGGCGCCAAAGCCAAGCAGGCCAACGCCCAACGCGAAGCCGACCGGCAATCGATCCTCGGCCAGAAAGACGTCGCCTCGCAGCGCAACGTCGACGACGCCCAGACCAATCTGGCAGCGGCCAACGCCCAGGTCGCAGCCGCGCAGGCGTCGCTGGCACTGGCCAAAACCTCGCTCGGCTACACCACGGTGACGGCGCCGTTCGACGGTGTGGTGACCCGGCGCCTGGTCAACGTCGGCACCCTGGTCGGATCGGCAGGCCCGACCAAGCTCGCCACCATTCTCCAGGTCGATCCGCTGTACGTGTATTTCAACATCACCGAGCAGCAGCAGATCAATCTGCGCGACGCGCTCGCCAAACGCGGCAAGACGCTGAAGGACATGCGTGAAGAACGGCTGGAAATGCCGATCCAGGTCGCGCTGTCGTCGGACACCTCGTTCCAATATGCCGGCAAGGTCGACTACATCGCGCCGCAGGTCGATCCGTCGACCGGAACGCTGCAGCTCCGCGGTACGCTGCCGAACAAGGATGTGGCGCTGGTGCCCGGCCTGTTCGTGCGAGTTCGCGTCGCGGTCGGCAAGCTCGACGACGCGCTGTTGATCAACGACACCGCGGTGATGTCCAACCAGACCGGCAGCTACGTGATGGTGGTCGGGGCCGGCGACGTGGTCGAGCAGCGCCAAGTCACGCTCGGCCCGCAGGAAGGACAGCTTCGGGTCATCACCAAGGGCCTGAAGGCCGACGACCGGGTGGTGATCGGCGCGATCCAGCGCGCGATCGCCGGCAACACCGTCGCGCCGGTCGCCGGAGCGATGGCGGCCGCCCCGACGGCGCCAACACCGGCCCCCGCTGCTCTGAACCCTGGAGCCGAATCCGGCACCGCGAAACCCTGA